GTTGAGCCGGTCGCGCCACTGCGTGGCCCACTCGTCGGCGTCTCCGGGTAGTTTCACACTCATTGTCGGCAGTCCCGATCAGATGTTCTCGAAGTTCGCTGCCGGGATCAGTGCCTCGACCAGGTTGTCCGTGAGCATCCCGACGAGCGCGTTCGACGGACCGCTGACGAGGAAGGCGCCGCTGTCGGCTTTCGCGTCCTCCAGCGTCATCGGCGTCTCCGAGAGGTAACTCCGGAAGGACTCGGCGCTCTCGGTGAGCAGTTCCGCCCGTCGGCGCTGAAACTCCGTCTGGGCTTGCGTCTGGTTGATCGAGCCGTTCTGGACACGTTCGGTGATCTCCGTTCGTATCGATTGGAGTTTGGCGGGGTCGGGCCGGATAGCGGCCGTCACCGTCGCCGTGTCGCTCCCCTCGGTCGTCTGAACGGAGGTCTCGGTCGGTGTCCCGTCGAGGTCCGTCTCGGTGGGGTCGATCGACTCCTCGTCGCCGTCGGAGGAGACACAGCCGGCCACGGAGGCGACCGTCCCGGAGGCCGCGAACTTCAGAAAGTGTCTGCGGTCGTGCTCGTCGCTCATACTGTCAAAACAGTTCGGAGTACGCCGAATAAGGATTGTGGTTGGTGGTCCCAAGCTAGTCGACAGAAGTTAAACCTCCCGGGAACGAACGTCCGCGCATGAGCGACAACGACAGCCGGAAGGACCTCAGGATGCCCGAGGAGGACGAGGTGTTCGCGATCGTCACAGACATGCTCGGTGCGAACCGGGTGACGGTCCGCTGTATGGACGGGGTCGAACGAACCGCCCGGATCCCGGGCAAGATGCAGAAACGTATCTGGATCCGGGAAGACGACGTGGTGCTCGTCGAGCCCTGGGACTGGCAAGACGAGAAGGCCGACATCACCTGGCGCTACGAGAAACAGGACGCGGACCAACTCCGCGAGGAGGGACACATCCAGGAGTAGCCACC
Above is a window of Haloarcula halophila DNA encoding:
- the eif1A gene encoding translation initiation factor eIF-1A is translated as MSDNDSRKDLRMPEEDEVFAIVTDMLGANRVTVRCMDGVERTARIPGKMQKRIWIREDDVVLVEPWDWQDEKADITWRYEKQDADQLREEGHIQE
- a CDS encoding twin-arginine translocation signal domain-containing protein, with amino-acid sequence MSDEHDRRHFLKFAASGTVASVAGCVSSDGDEESIDPTETDLDGTPTETSVQTTEGSDTATVTAAIRPDPAKLQSIRTEITERVQNGSINQTQAQTEFQRRRAELLTESAESFRSYLSETPMTLEDAKADSGAFLVSGPSNALVGMLTDNLVEALIPAANFENI